One Glycine soja cultivar W05 chromosome 2, ASM419377v2, whole genome shotgun sequence genomic region harbors:
- the LOC114388151 gene encoding basic leucine zipper 43-like, whose protein sequence is MVPSEIRGVHYLAPENPFLVPPNFSLLQNDIPNLHLNTLLRNFPNCHYPPSGHEFVVPPSSCLSNNSTSDEADEIQFNIIDERKHRRMISNRESARRSRMRKQKHLDELWSQVVRLRTENHSLIDKLNHVSESHDRVLQENARLKEEASDLRQMLADMQIGTSFACTMEDLEDLPCNTSQLLKPDPLNESITPADMIHE, encoded by the coding sequence ATGGTTCCTAGTGAGATCAGAGGAGTTCACTATCTAGCACCTGAAAATCCATTCCTAGTTCCACCAAACTTTAGCCTTCTGCAAAATGACATCCCTAACCTTCATCTTAACACCCTCCTAAGAAATTTTCCAAACTGCCACTACCCTCCTTCAGGCCATGAATTTGTTGTTCCTCCCTCCTCATGCCTCAGCAACAACTCAACCTCTGATGAAGCTGATGAAATCCAGTTCAACATCATTGACGAAAGGAAGCACCGGAGAATGATATCGAATCGAGAATCCGCCCGCAGATCAAGGATGAGGAAGCAGAAACACCTGGATGAGCTATGGTCACAGGTTGTTAGGCTCAGAACTGAAAACCACAGCCTTATTGACAAACTCAACCATGTGTCTGAGTCACATGACAGAGTCCTCCAAGAGAATGCACGCCTCAAGGAAGAAGCTTCGGATCTTCGCCAAATGCTAGCAGACATGCAAATTGGAACCTCTTTTGCTTGCACCATGGAAGATTTGGAGGACCTTCCATGCAACACTTCTCAACTACTCAAACCTGATCCCTTAAACGAATCAATCACTCCTGCAGACATGATTCATGAATGA